The following coding sequences are from one Shewanella violacea DSS12 window:
- the atpE gene encoding F0F1 ATP synthase subunit C encodes METVLGMTAIAVALLIGMGALGTAIGFGLLGGKFLEGAARQPEMAPMLQVKMFIVAGLLDAVTMIGVGIALFMLFTNPLGAML; translated from the coding sequence ATGGAAACTGTATTAGGCATGACAGCTATCGCTGTTGCTCTACTAATTGGTATGGGTGCTCTTGGTACCGCTATCGGTTTTGGCCTACTAGGTGGCAAGTTCTTGGAAGGCGCTGCGCGTCAACCAGAAATGGCTCCTATGCTGCAAGTTAAAATGTTCATCGTTGCGGGTCTTTTAGATGCAGTAACTATGATCGGTGTTGGTATCGCATTATTCATGCTTTTCACTAACCCTCTTGGTGCAATGCTGTAA
- the atpB gene encoding F0F1 ATP synthase subunit A, producing the protein MAAQTSQGYIQHHLTNLSVGEGFWTWHIDSLFFSVGLGVLFLWLFRSVGKKATTGVPGKLQCFVEMIIEFVDSSVKETFHGRNPVIAPLALTIFVWVFMMNFMDMVPVDWIPSLAAAAGIPYMKVVPTTDLNITFSMAIGVFLLIIYYSIKVKGVSGFVKELTMQPFNHWTMIPVNFLLESVTLIAKPISLALRLFGNLYAGELIFILIALMYGGNMALSALGVTLQLGWLIFHILVITLQAFIFMMLTIVYLSMAHEDH; encoded by the coding sequence ATCCAGCATCACCTAACCAACTTAAGTGTTGGTGAAGGCTTCTGGACATGGCACATTGATTCGTTGTTCTTTTCGGTTGGGCTTGGTGTTCTGTTCTTATGGCTATTCCGTAGCGTTGGTAAGAAGGCTACTACTGGTGTTCCTGGCAAACTTCAATGTTTTGTCGAGATGATCATTGAGTTTGTCGATTCTAGCGTGAAAGAAACCTTCCATGGCCGCAATCCTGTTATTGCTCCGTTGGCACTGACTATTTTTGTTTGGGTATTCATGATGAATTTCATGGATATGGTTCCAGTTGACTGGATCCCATCACTAGCTGCTGCAGCTGGTATCCCTTACATGAAAGTCGTACCTACGACCGACTTAAACATTACCTTTAGCATGGCTATCGGTGTGTTTTTGCTGATTATTTATTACAGCATTAAAGTCAAAGGCGTTTCAGGTTTTGTTAAAGAGCTGACTATGCAGCCTTTTAACCATTGGACAATGATACCCGTCAACTTCCTGTTAGAGTCTGTTACCTTGATTGCTAAGCCAATTTCATTGGCACTGCGTCTGTTTGGTAACTTATATGCAGGTGAGTTGATATTCATCCTTATTGCGTTGATGTACGGTGGAAATATGGCGCTTTCAGCTCTAGGTGTAACATTACAGCTAGGTTGGTTGATCTTCCATATTTTGGTTATTACCTTACAGGCGTTTATCTTCATGATGTTAACCATTGTTTACTTAAGCATGGCACATGAAGATCATTAA
- the atpH gene encoding F0F1 ATP synthase subunit delta, with protein MAEITTIARPYAKAAFDFAIEQNAVDSWVEMLNFAAMVSENDTIKPLLSGALSSDKLGELFIGVCGEQINVQVQNLLKVMAENGRLVTLPAVLQLFVEMKHEWAKEIEANVVSAIELTSVQQQDISVSLEKRLARKVKLNCSIDASLIAGVIITAGDLVIDGSVRGKLSRLSDSLQS; from the coding sequence ATGGCTGAAATAACTACCATCGCTCGTCCTTACGCAAAGGCAGCTTTTGACTTTGCCATTGAACAAAATGCAGTAGATAGTTGGGTAGAAATGCTCAACTTCGCGGCTATGGTTAGTGAAAACGACACCATTAAGCCTCTGCTATCTGGCGCACTTTCCAGTGATAAACTGGGCGAACTCTTTATCGGAGTTTGTGGTGAGCAGATCAATGTGCAAGTTCAAAACTTGTTAAAGGTAATGGCTGAAAACGGTCGTTTAGTTACACTACCTGCTGTACTTCAACTATTTGTTGAAATGAAACATGAATGGGCAAAAGAGATTGAAGCTAATGTAGTTTCAGCTATTGAGCTTACTTCAGTTCAGCAACAGGATATTAGTGTTTCTTTAGAGAAACGTCTAGCACGCAAAGTTAAGCTTAATTGCAGCATAGATGCCAGCCTTATTGCTGGTGTAATTATCACGGCAGGAGACCTAGTCATAGATGGCTCGGTTCGCGGAAAACTTTCGCGTCTGTCTGATTCGCTGCAATCGTAA
- the atpA gene encoding F0F1 ATP synthase subunit alpha, which translates to MQLNSTEISDLIKQRIEQFEVVSEARNEGTIVAVSDGIIRIHGLADVMQGEMIELPGNRYAIALNLERDSVGAVVMGPYATLAEGDKVKTTGRILEVPVGRGLLGRVVNTLGEPIDGKGPIDNDGFSPVEVIAPGVIERKSVSQPVQTGYKAVDSMIPIGRGQRELIIGDRQIGKTALAIDAIINQKNTGIKCVYVAVGQKASTVANVVRKLEEHGALANTIVVVATASEAAALQYLAPYSGCSMGEYFRDRGEDSLIVYDDLSKQAVAYRQISLLLKRPPGREAYPGDVFYLHSRLLERASRVNVEYVEKFTKGKVKGQTGSLTALPIIETQAGDVSAFVPTNVISITDGQIFLETDLFNSGLRPAVNPGISVSRVGGAAQTKIIKKLSGGIRSALAQYRELAAFSQFASDLDEATRAQLEHGERVTELMKQKQYAPMSVADQAVSIFSAEKGYLQSVELNKIGDFEASLLSYMNSEHADLMKTINDTGDYNADIEGELKAGLDKFVETQTW; encoded by the coding sequence ATGCAACTGAATTCCACTGAAATCAGCGATCTGATTAAACAGCGGATCGAGCAGTTCGAAGTCGTTAGTGAAGCTCGCAACGAAGGTACAATCGTTGCAGTAAGTGACGGCATCATTCGCATCCACGGCCTAGCCGACGTGATGCAGGGTGAGATGATCGAACTGCCTGGTAACCGTTATGCAATCGCGTTGAACTTAGAACGTGATTCTGTAGGTGCCGTAGTAATGGGTCCTTATGCCACTTTGGCAGAAGGCGATAAAGTTAAAACAACTGGTCGTATTTTGGAAGTCCCAGTTGGCCGTGGTCTATTAGGCCGCGTAGTCAACACATTGGGTGAGCCAATCGACGGAAAAGGACCTATCGACAACGATGGTTTCTCTCCTGTTGAAGTTATCGCACCAGGTGTTATTGAACGTAAATCAGTATCTCAACCAGTGCAAACTGGTTATAAAGCCGTTGATTCTATGATCCCAATTGGTCGTGGACAACGTGAATTGATTATTGGTGATCGCCAAATCGGTAAAACCGCTTTAGCAATCGATGCCATCATCAATCAGAAAAATACTGGTATCAAGTGTGTATACGTAGCTGTAGGACAGAAAGCTTCTACTGTTGCTAACGTTGTACGTAAGCTTGAAGAGCACGGCGCATTAGCGAACACCATTGTTGTTGTTGCTACAGCTTCTGAAGCTGCTGCACTGCAATACTTGGCTCCATACTCTGGTTGTTCAATGGGTGAGTACTTCCGCGACCGCGGTGAAGATTCACTGATTGTCTATGATGATCTTTCTAAGCAAGCAGTTGCTTACCGTCAGATCTCATTGTTGCTTAAGCGTCCACCAGGACGTGAAGCATACCCAGGTGATGTATTCTATCTTCACTCTCGTCTGTTAGAACGTGCTTCACGTGTTAACGTTGAGTATGTTGAGAAGTTCACTAAAGGTAAAGTTAAAGGCCAGACTGGTTCTTTGACTGCTCTACCGATTATTGAAACTCAAGCGGGTGATGTATCTGCATTCGTACCGACTAACGTAATTTCGATTACCGATGGTCAGATCTTCCTTGAAACTGACTTGTTTAACTCTGGACTACGTCCTGCTGTTAACCCAGGTATCTCGGTTTCTCGTGTTGGTGGTGCGGCTCAGACTAAGATCATCAAGAAACTGTCAGGCGGTATTCGTAGCGCACTTGCACAGTATCGTGAGCTTGCTGCGTTCTCACAGTTTGCTTCTGACTTAGATGAGGCTACTCGTGCTCAGCTTGAGCATGGTGAGCGTGTTACCGAACTTATGAAGCAAAAGCAATACGCACCTATGAGCGTTGCCGACCAAGCTGTGTCTATTTTCTCAGCTGAAAAAGGTTACCTTCAGAGCGTTGAGCTGAATAAAATCGGTGATTTCGAAGCATCTCTGCTCTCATATATGAACAGCGAGCATGCTGACCTGATGAAGACCATCAACGATACTGGCGACTACAATGCCGACATCGAAGGTGAGTTGAAGGCTGGCCTCGATAAGTTCGTCGAAACCCAAACCTGGTAA
- the atpF gene encoding F0F1 ATP synthase subunit B gives MNINATLIGQTVAFILFVWFCMKFVWPPLMNAIEERQKRIADGLADADRAVKDLELAQAKATDQLKEAKATANEIIEQANKRKAQIVDEAKAEADTERAKIIAQGQAEIEAERNRVKEDLRKQVAALAIAGAEKILERSIDEAAHSDIVNKLVAEL, from the coding sequence GTGAATATCAACGCTACCCTAATCGGTCAGACGGTTGCCTTTATTCTCTTCGTGTGGTTCTGCATGAAGTTTGTTTGGCCACCTTTGATGAATGCCATCGAAGAACGCCAAAAAAGGATTGCCGACGGTTTAGCTGATGCTGACCGCGCCGTAAAAGACCTTGAGTTGGCACAGGCGAAAGCCACTGACCAGCTAAAAGAAGCTAAAGCTACTGCTAACGAGATCATTGAGCAAGCGAACAAACGCAAAGCTCAGATCGTCGATGAAGCAAAAGCCGAAGCAGATACTGAGCGTGCGAAAATCATCGCTCAGGGTCAAGCAGAAATTGAAGCTGAACGTAATCGCGTTAAAGAAGACTTGCGTAAGCAAGTTGCTGCTCTTGCCATAGCTGGTGCAGAGAAGATTCTTGAGCGTTCGATTGATGAAGCCGCCCACAGTGACATAGTTAATAAACTAGTTGCTGAACTTTAA